From Roseburia hominis, the proteins below share one genomic window:
- a CDS encoding nicotinate-nucleotide adenylyltransferase produces MIETGVVYGRFQVLHLKHMEYILAAKMRCRKLYIGITFPDDIYKPEDEELNYRTKKGANPMTYFERFEMIEEALLDFGVPREAFDIVPFPIDRPKYLRQYAPKRAVYFMSICDEWTRANERLFEELGLTTEVLWRRETKDKGVTGTQIRQRILAGEPWSDLVPKSVYEYIVSHRIDSRIRFTK; encoded by the coding sequence ATGATTGAGACAGGGGTTGTATACGGCAGGTTTCAGGTACTTCATTTGAAACACATGGAATATATTTTGGCGGCGAAGATGAGGTGCAGAAAATTATATATCGGAATTACATTTCCTGATGACATCTATAAACCGGAAGATGAGGAACTGAATTACCGGACGAAGAAGGGCGCCAATCCGATGACTTATTTTGAACGTTTCGAGATGATAGAGGAGGCTCTTCTTGATTTTGGAGTGCCGAGGGAAGCCTTTGACATTGTTCCCTTTCCGATTGACAGGCCGAAGTATCTCAGGCAGTATGCTCCGAAAAGAGCAGTGTATTTTATGAGTATCTGCGATGAGTGGACCAGGGCGAATGAGCGGCTTTTTGAGGAACTGGGACTTACGACGGAGGTGCTCTGGAGGAGAGAGACGAAGGACAAGGGGGTTACAGGAACGCAGATTCGCCAGAGGATCCTTGCGGGGGAACCGTGGAGTGATCTGGTCCCCAAGAGTGTATATGAGTACATAGTTTCACACCGAATCGACAGCAGGATTCGTTTTACGAAATAA
- a CDS encoding Na+/H+ antiporter NhaC family protein codes for MQKENGKALLPIGVFLVMYLGLGILFEYIMKIPMGFYNIPIVVSFLTALLVACLQNRSLSFDDKLELMAKGVGDKNIITMILIFMVAGIFVGVVGRSSAESVAYFLLSIIPARFAVLVLFLVSCFVSLAMGTSVGTITLITPIAAAVSAGSGFSTPLCVGAVMSGAMFGDNLSFISDTTIAACNGQGCAMKDKFRENFWIALPAAIATLVIIFVRTLGLDSGAAIVKDYNLIQIIPYVLVLIGGIIGINVFVVLLIGIASGSAIMLITGATEATALLGNMGSGVAGMFETAMVAILVSALCALIHEYGGFAALLSFIKRIFKGYSGGQLGIGLLVGAMDIATANNTVAIVMANPIAKEMAEEYDISPRKTASILDTFSCIFQGVIPYGAQMLVAISTVNELGYEISAFDIMPNLLYPYMLLLSSLVFIFIVPGKKRKNN; via the coding sequence ATGCAAAAAGAAAATGGAAAGGCACTGCTTCCGATCGGCGTTTTTCTCGTCATGTACCTGGGGCTGGGAATCCTGTTTGAGTATATCATGAAAATTCCCATGGGCTTCTACAATATCCCCATCGTCGTATCGTTCCTTACCGCGCTCTTGGTCGCCTGTCTCCAGAACCGGAGCCTTAGCTTTGACGATAAGCTGGAGCTGATGGCAAAAGGCGTGGGAGACAAGAATATTATCACCATGATTTTGATTTTCATGGTTGCCGGAATCTTCGTCGGAGTCGTAGGACGCAGCAGCGCGGAGAGCGTAGCCTATTTCCTCCTCTCCATTATCCCGGCGCGGTTCGCCGTACTGGTTCTGTTCCTGGTGAGCTGCTTTGTCTCCCTTGCGATGGGAACCTCTGTCGGGACAATCACCCTGATCACCCCGATCGCTGCCGCCGTATCCGCCGGATCCGGATTTTCCACGCCGCTGTGCGTAGGTGCCGTGATGAGCGGCGCTATGTTCGGGGACAACCTTTCTTTTATCTCTGACACCACCATCGCCGCCTGCAACGGCCAGGGCTGTGCGATGAAAGATAAATTCCGGGAGAATTTCTGGATCGCCCTGCCTGCCGCCATCGCCACTTTGGTCATTATATTCGTAAGAACGCTCGGCCTGGATTCCGGCGCGGCTATCGTCAAAGACTACAACCTGATTCAGATCATCCCTTACGTGCTGGTCCTGATCGGCGGTATCATCGGAATCAATGTATTCGTCGTACTGCTGATCGGTATTGCCTCCGGCTCCGCTATCATGCTGATCACCGGCGCAACCGAAGCAACCGCTCTTCTTGGAAATATGGGTTCCGGCGTCGCCGGAATGTTTGAGACTGCCATGGTAGCGATCCTGGTGTCCGCCCTCTGCGCACTGATCCACGAGTATGGTGGTTTTGCCGCTCTCCTTAGCTTTATCAAGCGCATTTTCAAGGGATACAGCGGCGGGCAGCTCGGAATCGGTCTTCTGGTCGGCGCCATGGACATTGCCACCGCCAACAATACCGTTGCGATCGTTATGGCAAACCCGATCGCGAAAGAAATGGCGGAAGAGTACGATATCTCACCGCGCAAGACTGCCTCCATTCTGGACACCTTCTCCTGTATTTTCCAGGGCGTGATTCCCTACGGTGCACAGATGCTGGTAGCAATATCGACCGTAAATGAACTGGGTTATGAGATATCCGCATTTGATATCATGCCTAATCTGCTGTATCCTTATATGTTACTGCTCAGTTCTTTGGTGTTTATTTTTATAGTTCCGGGGAAAAAACGAAAAAATAACTAA